One region of Populus trichocarpa isolate Nisqually-1 chromosome 4, P.trichocarpa_v4.1, whole genome shotgun sequence genomic DNA includes:
- the LOC7456815 gene encoding protein SWEETIE isoform X3 — MSKNFVRENVPLSRFGVLVAQLESIGASASQQSPDPLLSFDLLSDLLSAIDEEPRESILLWQRKCEDALYSLLKLGARRPVRHLASVAMAKIISRGDSISIYSRASSLQGFLSDAKRSEPQRVAGAVRCLGELYQHFGRKITSGLPETTIIASKLMKFHEDFVRQEALLMLEKALEGSGGSAASTAYTEAFRLITRFAIGDKSFVVRIAGARCLKVFASIGGPCLGVGEIENSASYCVKALEDPVSLVRDAFSEALGSLLALGMNPEAQVQPRGKGPFPPAKKLEGGLQRHLALPFTKVSGTRLKDVRIGITLSWVYFLQAIRLKYLHPDSELQQYALQVMEMLRSDTSVDAHALACILYVLRVGVTDQMTEPTQRGFLVFLGKQLESSDATPSMKIAALRTLSYTLKTLGEVPLEFKELFDSTIVAAVSHSSQLVRIEAALALRVLAEVDPTCVGGLISYVVTTLSALRDNISFEKGSNLKTELDSLNGQATVLAALVSISPKLPLGYPARLPRSVLELSKKMLTESSRNPIAAIVEKEAGWLLLSSLLSSMPKQELEDQVFDILLLWATLFSGNPEREIQKIEDLASTICKQWDSTSTSYGILDALSYILLLQRKELPNIKPAIDIFIIRTLMAYRALPDSMAYKSDHPQIIQLCTIPFRDAARCEESSCLRLLLDKRDAWLGPWIPGRDWFEDEVRAFQGGKDGLMPCVWDNEPSSFPLPETINKMLVNQMLLCFGIMFASQDNGGMLLLLGMVEQCLKAGKKQSWHEASVTNICVGLLAGLKALIALRPQPLGPEILNGAQAIFQSILAEGDICASQRRASSEGLGLLARLGNDIFTAKMTRLLLGDLPGATDFNYAGSIAFALGCIHRSAGGMALSSLVPQTVSSISLLAKSTITGLQIWSLYGLLLTIEASGFSYVSHVQATLGLALDILLSEENGLVDFQQGVGRLINAIVAVLGPELAPGSIFFSRCKSVIAEISSWQETATLLESVRFTQQLVLFAPQAVSVHTHVQTLLSTLSSGQPTLRHLAVSTLRHLIEKDPVSISDEQIEDNLFHMLNEETDSVIGSLVQATIMRLLLASCPSCPSHWILICRNMVLATLGRQDTDTNRSAGNDPLNGPDNDSGMDLGEDDENMVSSSKGMPVQGYAFGAHRINHNRDKHLRYRTRVFAAECLSHLPIAVGKNPAHFDLSLARKQSTNGELSRDWLVLHVQELISLAYQISTIQFENMRPIGVRLLTAILDKFEKSPDPELPGHLLLEQYQAQLVSAVRTALDASSGPILLEAGLQLATKIMTSGVLGGDQVAVKRMFSLISRPLNDFKDVYYPSFAEWVSCKIKIRLLAAHASLKCYTFSFLRRHHSGVPDEYLALLPLFSKSSNILGKYWIGVLKDYSYICLCLDAKKNWNPFLDGIQSPIVSSKVQLSLEESWPVILQALALDAIPANTHGNSKETDENTSNNSLISGYSMVELKLEDYRFLWGFSLLVLFQRQHPTLTRRIILLSSAEVRYGGDSPTEETNTAALKQYEIVLPVFQFLLTERFFTEEFITLDICRELLQVFFYSIYMDNSWNTLSISVLSQIVQNCPADFLEAEALGYLVVELLLAYIFNVFQRTYEVLSDHSNCEELISPLFITAKTLVKRCEPKLCLNMQKQLKSVVVALVLVGYKCIREALTELSFSTVNDFVKCVIPLMKKLVDDSAEHGNNSSHLRAILGTCLNVIADLIKDCIKGIHLLENKRSDLLKLLQLKLSFSIEQMMLFAKLVYESVYGRQAEDSNTICLAVLKYCSKYIQTVLKDSNVQVQAIGLQVLKTMTQRSTNIEDSSFFIFFSGELVTEIFHIIHTSLKKPVSKESVSIAGECLRFLVLLQTLSKANECQRGFMNLLLKAIVMIFSASEDDSSQEVSDIRTNAVRLVSSLAQIPSSAVHFKDVLLSMPVSHKQQLQGVIRASVAQHQNASPMKTVASLEIKLPVPKDSQTSSTSTLPIEGSRQKSSTPSSPVHFDQVTMEDDQEDEDDWDAFQSFPASTDAAGTVSKAESAAQEPDLVEKSISESEFQDFSTSKPVNNEGDMSSAEHQEVISNDLGHNIKPEPYNDQYHNREEEGVALNQENVKISTDLQLIDEAPSHKDEEGAVSSQENIETSPDLKVIEDTEGSIQVNIVEDYEQTMHSLRNSIDHQSQVSPDDLQPVEVKEQVEANIVQDHDQLKVPPDQQNVVP; from the exons GTGCTGTGCGATGCTTGGGAGAATTATATCAGCATTTCGGAAGAAAAATTACCTCAGGATTGCCTGAAACAACTATTATTGCCTCAAAACTTATGAAGTTTCATGAG GATTTTGTGAGACAAGAGGCTCTACTGATGCTTGAAAAAGCTTTGGAAGGGTCTGGTGGTAGTGCTGCATCTACAGCATATACGGAGGCATTCCGTCTCATCACACGTTTTGCTATAGGAGATAAATCATTTGTTGTTAGAATAGCTGGAGCTCGTTGTCTGAAGGTATTTGCTAGCATTGGTGGACCATGCCTAGGAGTTGGTGAAATTGAGAATTCAGCTTCTTATTGTGTCAAG GCCCTTGAGGATCCTGTATCACTTGTCAGGGATGCATTTTCTGAAGCACTAGGCTCATTGCTAGCTCTTGGAATGAATCCAGAGGCTCAG GTTCAACCCAGGGGAAAAGGTCCTTTTCCTCCAGCAAAAAAACTAGAAGGTGGTTTGCAGAGGCATTTGGCTTTGCCCTTCACAAAAG TGAGTGGAACTCGGTTGAAGGATGTGCGAATTGGCATAACCTTATCTTGGGTTTACTTTTTACAg GCAATTCGTCTAAAATATCTACATCCAGATAGCGAGCTTCAGCAGTATGCTTTGCAGGTTATGGAGATGCTTCGCTCAGATACTTCTGTTGATGCTCATGCACTG GCTTGCATTCTTTACGTCCTCAGAGTTGGTGTAACTGATCAGATGACTGAACCTACTCAAAGGGGCTTTTTAGTTTTCCTAGGAAAGCAG CTTGAGTCTTCTGATGCCACTCCTTCCATGAAAATTGCTGCTTTACGTACATTGTCATACACTTTGAAAACATTGGGCGAG GTTCCATTAGAATTCAAGGAACTCTTTGACAGCACAATTGTTGCTGCAGTATCTCATTCTTCTCAACTT GTACGCATTGAGGCTGCCTTGGCATTGCGTGTTTTGGCTGAGGTCGATCCTACATGTGTTGGTGGTTTGATTTCTTATGTTGTGACCACACTAAGTGCTTTGAGAGAcaatatttcatttgaaaag GGAAGCAATCTGAAAACTGAGCTTGATTCTTTGAATGGACAAGCTACTGTTTTGGCTGCTTTGGTTTCTATTTCACCCAAACTGCCTCTTGGCTATCCAGCCAG ATTACCAAGATCAGTGCTGGAACTTTCAAAGAAAATGCTAACAGAATCTTCAAGAAATCCTATAGCTGCAATAGTTGAGAAAGAAGCTGGATGGTTACTTTTGTCCTCGCTATTATCTTCAATGCCAAAGCAG GAGCTTGAAGACCAGGTTTTTGATATTCTTTTGCTATGGGCTACCCTCTTTAGTGGAAATCCAGAAcgagaaattcaaaaaattgaagatttggCTTCTACTATATG CAAACAATGGGATTCTACTTCAACCAGTTATGGTATACTTGA TGCCCTGTCCTATATACTACTGCTACAACGTAAAGAACTGCCTAATATTAAGCCTGCAATAGACATATTCATCATCAGAACGTTAATGGCCTATCGGGCCCTCCCTGATTCAATGGCATATAAAAGTGACCATCCTCAGATTATCCAATTATGTACCATTCCATTCAG GGATGCTGCTAGATGTGAGGAAAGTTCATGCTTGAGGTTGCTGCTGGACAAAAGAGATGCATGGTTGGGTCCTTGGATTCCTGGAAG GGATTGGTTTGAAGATGAAGTTCGTGCTTTTCAAGGTGGAAAAGATGGCCTTATGCCTTGTGTATGGGACAATGAACCCTCAAGTTTTCCTCTG CCGGAAACAATAAACAAGATGTTGGTGAACCAGATGCTCCTTTGCTTCGGAATCATGTTTGCTTCTCAA GATAATGGTGGGATGTTGTTGCTTCTTGGAATGGTTGAGCAATGTCTAAAAGCTGGAAAAAAGCAATCATGGCATGAAGCCAGTGTTACCAATATATGTGTTGGGTTACTCGCAGGATTGAAG GCTTTGATTGCTTTACGTCCCCAACCTTTGGGACCTGAGATATTGAATGGAGCTCAGGCAATTTTTCAG AGTATTCTGGCAGAGGGAGACATCTGTGCATCCCAACGTAGAGCATCGTCAGAAGGTCTTGGTCTATTAGCTCGCCTGGGAAATGATATCTTTACAGCCAAAATG ACTAGGTTGCTTCTTGGTGACCTTCCCGGTGCAACAGATTTCAACTATGCTGGCTCAATTGCCTTTGCACTTGGCTGCATTCATCGCAG TGCTGGAGGAATGGCATTGTCAAGTTTAGTGCCTCAAACTGTGAGCTCAATATCTTTGCTAGCTAAAAGTACGATTACTGGGTTACAGATCTGGTCGTTGTATGGTCTTCTTTTGACTATTGAAGCTTCTGGTTTTTCATATGTATCTCATGTTCAG GCAACACTTGGGCTTGCTTTGGACATTCTTCTGTCTGAGGAGAATGGGTTGGTTGACTTTCAGCAAGGAGTGGGCCGCCTTATAAATGCTATTGTTGCTGTTCTTGGTCCTGAACTTGCCCCTGGAAGCATTTTCTTTTCACGCTGCAAG TCTGTCATTGCAGAGATAAGCTCCTGGCAAGAAACGGCCACATTGCTAGA GAGTGTTCGTTTTACACAGCAACTTGTCCTTTTTGCTCCGCAAGCTGTTTCCGTGCACACTCATGTGCAAACGCTTCTCTCAACTCTGTCATCAGGACAG CCAACTTTAAGGCATCTTGCTGTCTCCACCCTCCGGCATCTCATTGAAAAGGATCCA GTTTCTATCAGTGATGAGCAAATAGAAGATAACTTGTTTCACATGCTGAACGAGGAAACTGATTCTGT GATTGGGAGTCTGGTACAGGCCACAATTATGCGATTGCTCCTTGCTTCATGCCCTTCATGTCCATCTCACTGGATATTGATTTGTCGTAATATG GTACTCGCTACATTGGGAAGGCAAGATACTGATACCAATAGGAGTGCTGGAAATGATCCTCTAAATGGTCCAGACAACGACTCAGGAATGGACCTCGGGGAAGATGATGAAAACATGGTTAGTAGCTCTAAAGGCATGCCGGTGCAAGGTTATGCTTTTGGAGCTCACAGGATCAATCATAATAGAGATAAACACCTCAGATACCGAACTAGAGTTTTTGCTGCCGA GTGTTTGAGTCATCTGCCTATAGCTGTTGGTAAGAATCCTGCTCATTTTGATCTCTCTTTGGCGAGGAAACAATCTACTAATGGGGAACTCTCGCGAGACTGGCTAGTTCTCCATGTTCAAGAGTTAATTTCACTGGCTTATCAG ATTAGCACAATACAGTTTGAAAACATGCGGCCAATTGGTGTGAGACTCCTAACTGCAATTCTTGACAAG TTTGAAAAATCCCCAGACCCAGAGCTTCCTGGACATCTTCTACTGGAACAATACCAG GCCCAACTAGTATCTGCTGTTCGCACAGCATTGGATGCATCTTCTGGTCCTATTCTTCTCGAGGCAGGACTTCAGCTGGCCACTAAG ATAATGACCAGTGGAGTACTGGGTGGTGATCAAGTTGCAGTTAAACGCatgttttcattaatttctaGGCCACTGAATGacttcaaggatgtttattatCCTTCATTCGCAGAGTGGGTCTCATGCAAG ATCAAGATAAGACTTCTGGCTGCTCATGCCTCTCTCAAATGTTACACTTTCTCATTTTTGAGGAGACACCATAGTGGAGTTCCAGACGAGTATCTAGCATTGTTACCATTGTTTTCTAAGAGTTCAAATATTCTGGGGAAGTACTGGATTGGGGTTCTGAAGGATTACAGTTATATTTGCTTATGCCTGGATGCCAAGAAAAAT TGGAATCCATTCCTTGATGGAATTCAATCACCTATCGTTTCATCAAAAGTGCAGCTCAGTTTAGAGGAATCCTGGCCAGTGATTCTGCAAGCACTTGCATTAGATGCAATTCCTGCAAATACCCATGGGAATTCAAAGGAAACAgatgaaaatacatcaaataataGTTTAATATCTGGATATAGCATGGTTGAACTCAAGTTGGAAGATTATCGATTTCTATGGGGGTTTTCCCTGCTTGTTCTATTTCAGCGACAACATCCAACTCTTACTAGACGAATAATATTACTAAGTTCTGCTGAAGTAAGATACGGTGGAGATTCGCCAACTGAAGAGACAAATACTGCAGCTTTGAAGCAATATGAGATTGTTCTGCCAGTTTTCCAGTTTCTCTTGACAGAAAGATTTTTCACTGAAGAATTTATTACTCTGGATATTTGCCGAGAATTGCTGCAG GTTTTCTTCTACTCTATTTACATGGATAATTCTTGGAATACTCTTTCAATATCAGTTCTATCACAG ATTGTGCAGAATTGTCCCGCAGATTTTCTTGAAGCAGAAGCTTTAGGTTATCTGGTCGTGGAACTTCTCTTGGCTTATATCTTCAATGTTTTTCAGAG AACCTATGAGGTCCTATCAGATCACTCAAACTGTGAGGAGTTGATATCTCCATTGTTTATTACAGCAAAGACACTTGTGAAGCGTTGCGAACCAAAG TTGTGCCTTAATATGCAGAAGCAATTAAAGTCTGTGGTCGTGGCCTTAGTGTTGGTTGGTTACAAGTGTATCAGAGAAGCTTTGACAGAGTTAAGCTTTTCAACAGTTAATGACTTTGTAAAGTGCGTGATTCCCTTGATGAAGAAACTTGTTGATG ACTCTGCTGAACATGGTAATAATAGCAGTCATCTGAGGGCAATCCTGGGAACTTGTCTGAATGTGATTGCTGATTTGATTAAGGATTGCATCAAGGGCATTCACCTTCTGGAGAACAAAAGATCTGACTTACTCAAGTTACTGCAATTGAAGCTTTCTTTCTCTATTGAGCAAATGATGTTATTTGCCAAGCTAGTTTATGAAAGTGTATATGGCAGACAAGCTGAAGACAGCAATACTATTTGTCTTGCTGTGCTCAAGTATTGCAGCAAATACATCCAGACTGTGCTGAAAGATTCAAATGTACAG GTTCAAGCAATTGGATTGCAAGTGCTCAAAACCATGACTCAGAGAAGCACCAACATAGAAGACAGttctttcttcatattttttagtggAGAGCTTGTTACAGAAATTTTCCACATAATCCACACCTCGTTGAAG AAACCAGTAAGTAAAGAATCTGTGTCTATTGCTGGTGAGTGCTTGAGATTTCTAGTGCTTCTACAAACACTTTCAAAAGCAAATGAATGTCAGAGAGGCTTCATGAATCTGCTTCTCAAAGCCATTGTCATGATATTCTCAGCATCAGAAGATGATTCCTCTCAG GAAGTCAGTGATATAAGAACCAATGCTGTAAGGCTTGTTTCTTCTCTTGCTCAAATTCCTTCATCGGCAGTCCACTTTAAGGATGTCTTGTTATCAATGCCCGTGTCACATAAACAACAACTTCAG GGGGTAATCCGTGCTTCTGTGGCACAGCATCAAAATGCATCACCAATGAAAACTGTGGCatcattagaaataaaattaccaGTGCCAAAAGATTCCCAAACATCATCCACATCAACACTGCCAATAGAAGGAAGTAGACAGAAAAGTTCTACCCCATCATCCCCTGTTCACTTTGACCAGGTCACAATGGAAGATGACCAAGAGGACGAAGATGACTGGGATGCTTTCCAGTCTTTCCCTGCTTCAACTGATGCAGCTGGTACTGTTTCAAAAGCAGAAAGTGCTGCACAAGAACCAGACCTGGTTGAGAAATCTATTTCAGAAAGTGAGTTTCAAGACTTTTCTACATCCAAACCCGTCAACAATGAAGGTGACATGAGCAGTGCTGAGCATCAAGAAGTGATTTCTAATGACCTAGGACATAATATCAAACCCGAACCCTATAATGATCAATATCATAATAGAGAAGAGGAGGGAGTGGCATTGAAccaagaaaatgtaaaaatatcaaCTGATCTTCAACTTATCGACGAAGCACCGAGCCACAAGGATGAAGAGGGAGCAGTGTCTAGCCAAGAGAATATCGAAACCTCACCTGATCTTAAAGTTATTGAGGATACAGAAGGGTCGATTCAAGTGAATATAGTGGAAGATTATGAGCAGACAATGCATAGCCTACGTAACAGTATTGATCATCAGAGTCAAGTATCACCAGATGATCTTCAACCTGTTGAAGTTAAAGAACAGGTCGAAGCAAATATAGTGCAGGACCATGACCAGCTCAAGGTTCCTCCAGATCAGCAAAATGTTGTTCCATGA